A section of the Acidimicrobiia bacterium genome encodes:
- a CDS encoding type II secretion system F family protein produces the protein MTRLLVVITLGWFVFHRFRPGGGTLGAVLAGSVLVSPLVAAAVGSVAVARTRWRRAAAVKQRGALVEADATLLADLVALGLTAGLSVRGALEEARPHLGSYLGDDVDRLLDDMERRGAAAALSAASGALEPIGRVASAAALSGAPLASAIAAHATARRRTEHAARVTAARRLPVRLLLPLALLILPGFVLLAVGPALLQALARLGTAP, from the coding sequence ATGACGAGGCTCCTCGTCGTCATCACCCTCGGGTGGTTCGTGTTCCACCGGTTCCGGCCGGGTGGCGGAACACTCGGGGCCGTCCTCGCCGGGTCGGTCCTCGTGTCGCCGCTCGTGGCCGCAGCCGTGGGGTCGGTTGCCGTCGCCCGGACTCGGTGGCGCCGGGCGGCGGCCGTGAAGCAGCGCGGCGCGCTGGTCGAGGCGGATGCCACGCTGCTTGCCGATCTCGTGGCACTCGGTCTCACCGCGGGCCTCAGCGTGCGAGGCGCGCTGGAGGAAGCACGCCCGCACCTCGGCTCCTACCTCGGTGACGATGTCGATCGCTTGCTCGATGACATGGAGCGTCGCGGTGCCGCGGCCGCACTGAGCGCGGCATCGGGTGCGCTCGAGCCAATCGGTCGTGTCGCCTCGGCGGCGGCGCTTTCCGGTGCCCCACTCGCCTCGGCGATCGCGGCCCACGCCACGGCGCGGCGGCGCACCGAGCACGCCGCTCGGGTGACGGCCGCCCGCAGACTCCCCGTGCGGTTGCTCCTTCCGCTGGCCCTTTTGATCCTGCCCGGCTTCGTGCTGCTGGCGGTGGGGCCGGCTCTCCTTCAGGCGCTGGCGCGGCTCGGTACCGCTCCCTGA
- a CDS encoding ATPase, T2SS/T4P/T4SS family, with product MAAVDRIVERLLDSGVPLRRHELARAARALATEEAPLDPGAARAAVDELVGLGPIEPLLADPMISDILVNGPDEVWVERSGRLERTPIRFSSADAVVAAVERVLAPLGLRIDRASPAVDARLADGSRLHAVIPPASVDGPVVAIRRFVPTVTSLSDLVAAGGVDESGAALLDRLVGDRANLLVSGGTGTGKTTLLNVLAGLIPASERVVTVEDAAELRLPGHVVRLEGRPPNAEGAGEITLRTLSRHALRLRPDRLVVGEVRGPEALDLIQAMSTGHDGSMGTVHANGAEEAMWRVESLAMSGVHRIPEDAVRRLLWSSVDAVVHLERREGARRVAVVAAVRDGSLDEVWPC from the coding sequence GTGGCGGCCGTAGATCGTATCGTGGAGCGGCTGCTCGATTCCGGTGTGCCGCTGCGTCGTCACGAGCTCGCCCGGGCCGCCCGTGCCCTTGCCACCGAGGAGGCACCGCTCGACCCGGGTGCCGCGCGCGCTGCGGTCGACGAGCTGGTGGGTCTGGGACCGATCGAGCCGTTGCTAGCCGATCCGATGATCAGCGACATCCTGGTCAACGGACCTGATGAGGTGTGGGTGGAGCGGTCGGGTCGGCTGGAGCGGACCCCGATCCGCTTCTCCTCGGCAGACGCCGTCGTCGCCGCCGTGGAGCGGGTCCTCGCCCCGCTCGGCCTGCGCATCGATCGGGCGTCACCTGCGGTGGATGCGCGGCTCGCCGATGGCTCCCGACTGCACGCGGTCATCCCGCCGGCATCGGTGGACGGACCGGTGGTCGCCATCCGGCGATTCGTGCCCACCGTGACCAGCCTGTCGGATCTCGTCGCTGCCGGAGGCGTCGACGAGTCGGGCGCTGCCCTGCTCGACAGGCTGGTCGGAGACCGGGCCAACCTCCTCGTCTCCGGTGGAACCGGTACCGGCAAGACCACGCTGCTCAACGTGCTCGCCGGGTTGATCCCGGCGTCGGAACGGGTGGTGACGGTGGAGGATGCCGCCGAGCTTCGTCTCCCTGGGCACGTCGTCCGACTCGAGGGGCGGCCCCCAAACGCCGAAGGCGCCGGCGAGATCACACTCCGCACGCTCTCCCGCCATGCCCTGCGACTCCGGCCGGACCGGCTCGTCGTCGGCGAGGTACGCGGACCGGAGGCGCTCGACCTGATCCAGGCGATGAGTACGGGTCACGACGGTTCGATGGGAACGGTCCACGCCAACGGCGCCGAAGAGGCGATGTGGCGAGTCGAGAGCCTTGCCATGTCGGGCGTCCATCGCATCCCCGAGGATGCGGTCCGCCGGTTGCTGTGGTCCTCGGTGGACGCGGTGGTGCACCTGGAGCGCCGGGAGGGTGCTCGCCGCGTCGCGGTGGTGGCAGCGGTCCGGGATGGCTCGCTCGACGAGGTCTGGCCGTGTTGA
- a CDS encoding TadE family type IV pilus minor pilin, translating into MEFALVLPLVLLVLLAVVEVAVVARAQLEVTHAAREGARQAATQPGTDRAVEAVRRSLGAAGSEARVTVRRDTYVGGNAEVVVHLRHRIAAPLFGGVEVVLVGRAVMRVER; encoded by the coding sequence GTGGAGTTCGCGTTGGTTCTTCCGTTGGTCCTACTCGTCCTGCTCGCCGTCGTAGAAGTGGCGGTCGTGGCTCGCGCTCAGCTCGAGGTGACACATGCCGCCCGCGAGGGGGCGCGTCAGGCGGCGACCCAGCCGGGAACCGACCGCGCCGTGGAGGCCGTTCGACGATCGCTCGGCGCCGCGGGCTCCGAGGCCCGTGTCACCGTCAGACGGGACACGTACGTCGGGGGAAACGCCGAGGTCGTGGTGCACCTACGACATCGCATCGCCGCGCCCCTGTTCGGTGGCGTCGAGGTGGTGCTGGTTGGCAGAGCGGTGATGCGTGTCGAGAGGTGA
- a CDS encoding HAD family hydrolase encodes MAQAAFFDLDKTVIARSSTLAFTGRLYKAGLMGRPALLRASVSQLIYVLFGAGEDQLERTRDSLLKLTKGWDRAEVERVVEEALEEIVSPIVYAEALFLIDEHLREGRRVFIVSASPEEVVRPLAKYLGVPDVVATRTGTDAEGRYTGTVEEYVYGPAKAAAVERLAAVQNIDLADSFAYSDSATDLPLLEIVGYPHAVNPDKELREVAAQRGWPILAFHRQVSLVKRLTRPVPLISGATVASAVGAALLWMLARRRKKRG; translated from the coding sequence ATGGCCCAGGCTGCCTTCTTCGATCTCGACAAGACGGTGATCGCCCGGTCGTCGACGCTGGCGTTCACCGGACGGCTCTACAAGGCCGGCCTGATGGGTCGCCCGGCACTGCTGCGCGCCTCGGTCAGCCAGCTGATCTACGTGCTGTTCGGGGCGGGCGAGGACCAACTGGAGAGGACCCGTGACTCCCTTCTGAAGCTCACCAAGGGCTGGGACCGCGCCGAGGTGGAGCGGGTGGTGGAGGAGGCGCTGGAGGAGATCGTCTCACCGATCGTCTACGCCGAAGCCCTGTTCCTCATCGACGAGCACCTTCGCGAAGGCCGACGCGTCTTCATCGTGTCGGCGAGCCCCGAGGAGGTGGTCCGGCCCCTCGCCAAGTACCTGGGGGTGCCCGACGTGGTCGCCACCAGGACCGGTACCGACGCAGAGGGCCGCTACACCGGCACGGTTGAGGAGTACGTGTACGGACCGGCGAAGGCCGCCGCGGTGGAACGCCTCGCCGCCGTCCAGAACATCGACCTCGCCGACTCGTTCGCCTACTCGGACAGCGCCACCGATCTCCCGCTGCTGGAGATCGTCGGCTACCCGCACGCGGTCAACCCCGACAAGGAGCTTCGAGAGGTAGCCGCCCAACGCGGCTGGCCGATCCTCGCGTTCCACCGCCAGGTGAGCCTGGTCAAGCGGCTGACCCGCCCGGTCCCGCTCATCTCAGGCGCCACCGTGGCCAGCGCGGTCGGCGCCGCCCTCCTATGGATGCTGGCGAGAAGAAGGAAGAAGCGGGGTTAG
- a CDS encoding Rv3654c family TadE-like protein, whose protein sequence is MSRGERGAASLLLLGVIAIALLLGAALGSVGAYFRTRVEATTAADAAALAAAPVTFLPFGASGSPTDEARRLAAANGATLISCVCRLDRSWDPRTVHVEVEKVAHLWPAGRIAVRAVGKAEFTPARLLSSE, encoded by the coding sequence GTGTCGAGAGGTGAGCGCGGTGCAGCGTCGCTCCTGCTGCTGGGTGTCATCGCCATCGCGCTGCTCCTCGGCGCGGCGCTCGGTTCGGTCGGTGCCTATTTCCGGACCCGTGTCGAGGCGACGACGGCGGCGGATGCCGCCGCACTCGCTGCCGCACCGGTGACCTTCCTTCCGTTCGGTGCCTCCGGGTCGCCGACGGATGAGGCGCGTCGCCTGGCCGCCGCCAATGGCGCCACGCTTATCTCGTGTGTGTGCCGGCTGGACCGGTCATGGGATCCGCGTACCGTCCACGTCGAAGTGGAGAAGGTCGCCCATCTCTGGCCTGCGGGCCGCATCGCCGTCCGCGCCGTCGGCAAGGCCGAGTTCACCCCGGCGAGGCTGTTGAGTAGCGAGTAG
- a CDS encoding DUF4244 domain-containing protein has translation MHHLRSDAGQATAEYALVIVAAAIVALALITWASGSNALPAFFDAVIARVRGIAG, from the coding sequence ATGCACCATCTCAGATCCGATGCCGGCCAGGCGACCGCCGAATACGCACTGGTGATCGTCGCCGCCGCCATCGTCGCGCTCGCACTGATCACCTGGGCGTCCGGGTCGAATGCACTGCCGGCCTTCTTCGACGCCGTGATCGCGCGCGTTCGCGGCATCGCCGGGTGA
- a CDS encoding sigma-70 family RNA polymerase sigma factor yields the protein MTAIRSGSAPWSSEETFRSLFHRYYGSVFAYAARRLGRDEAGDAASEVFTVAWRSIRRIPEGSELPWLYGVARKVVANQRRSVARRLRLQERARFAPPPPAVEDPVDLDAVLASLSEADKEVLMLAAWEGLDPTGMGQVLGCTANAAAVRLHRARVRLSEAWGHDDGGVR from the coding sequence ATGACCGCCATTCGTAGTGGCTCGGCCCCGTGGTCCTCGGAGGAGACGTTCCGCAGCCTGTTCCACAGGTATTACGGGTCGGTGTTCGCATACGCCGCTCGTCGCCTGGGACGGGATGAAGCGGGCGACGCCGCCTCCGAAGTGTTCACGGTGGCCTGGCGAAGCATCCGACGAATCCCCGAGGGGTCCGAATTGCCGTGGTTGTACGGCGTGGCCCGCAAGGTCGTCGCCAACCAGCGCAGGTCGGTGGCCCGACGGCTTCGCTTGCAGGAGAGGGCGCGGTTCGCCCCGCCCCCACCGGCAGTGGAGGATCCCGTCGATCTCGACGCCGTGTTGGCGTCGCTGTCGGAGGCCGATAAAGAGGTGCTCATGCTTGCCGCCTGGGAGGGTCTCGACCCGACCGGGATGGGGCAGGTGCTCGGCTGCACGGCCAACGCCGCCGCGGTGCGACTGCATCGCGCCCGGGTGCGTCTCTCCGAAGCCTGGGGTCATGACGATGGAGGTGTCCGATGA
- the msrA gene encoding peptide-methionine (S)-S-oxide reductase MsrA, giving the protein MLFRKTEMIDPADALPGRPDAIPTSDTHFVNGRSMHPPFPKGIETAVFALGCFWGEEKLYWEAPGVWVTAVGYAGGSTPNPTYEEVCSGRTGHAEVVIVAFDTNEISYEELLAIFWEHHDPTQGMRQGNDIGTQYRSAVYTIGDEQLAAAERSRDVFQANLTDAGMATITTEIQPLDVVYYAEDYHQQYLAKNPNGYCPDHSCGVKYADG; this is encoded by the coding sequence ATGCTCTTTCGCAAGACCGAAATGATCGATCCCGCCGACGCCTTGCCGGGGCGGCCGGATGCGATCCCGACCTCCGACACCCACTTCGTCAACGGGCGGTCGATGCATCCGCCGTTCCCCAAGGGCATCGAGACCGCGGTGTTCGCCCTCGGCTGCTTCTGGGGCGAGGAGAAGCTCTACTGGGAGGCGCCGGGCGTGTGGGTGACCGCCGTCGGATACGCCGGCGGCTCCACCCCCAACCCCACCTACGAGGAGGTGTGCTCCGGCCGCACCGGGCACGCTGAGGTGGTGATCGTCGCCTTCGACACCAACGAGATCAGCTACGAGGAGCTGCTGGCGATCTTCTGGGAGCACCACGACCCGACGCAGGGGATGCGCCAGGGCAACGACATCGGCACCCAGTACCGCTCAGCCGTCTACACCATCGGCGACGAGCAGCTGGCGGCCGCCGAACGGAGCCGTGACGTGTTCCAGGCCAACCTGACCGACGCCGGGATGGCCACCATCACCACCGAGATCCAACCGCTCGACGTCGTCTACTACGCCGAGGACTACCACCAGCAGTACCTGGCGAAGAACCCAAACGGCTACTGCCCCGACCACTCCTGTGGGGTGAAGTACGCCGACGGCTGA
- a CDS encoding MFS transporter, producing the protein MTVQEAPAATPKVRLGPNYWKLWWASLTSNLGDGAGMIAYLWVASAVTRNPVLIALIAVAGQLPWLVFTLPAGVLTDRLDRRKILVSMDFLRAALMVVLGIGVLMTASSLPTVAEVTGGIDLPTNVGLYLVLMSTALLRGMAEVLRDNTAQTFMPAIVHKSNLEKANGNLWGAEMVANQFVGPPIGSILLGIGFAIPFFVTGAGFALAALLILTIKGDFRPKRAAAEISVEERRGEFVRDIKRGFGWLWKHPLLRPMAIILGFMNALGMVTFSVFILFAQEELDLGTGLFTGVLAPMADFFGMSSVAAFTFALLMMGGAVGGVIGAVVAPKVSRAIGPGPALALTLVAQGLTPLVIGLSTKWWMVWLMFLAATFTGLLWNVITVSLRQSIIPDDLLGRVNSVYRFFAWGMMPIGSLVGGGIAALTAVFASRSLSLRMPFLVASAAGFVLLVYALPRLTTEKIEAARREAESSTPEAS; encoded by the coding sequence ATGACCGTGCAAGAAGCCCCTGCCGCCACCCCGAAGGTGCGGCTCGGCCCTAACTATTGGAAGCTGTGGTGGGCCAGCCTGACCAGCAACCTCGGCGACGGCGCTGGGATGATCGCCTACCTGTGGGTGGCGTCGGCGGTGACCCGCAACCCGGTGCTCATCGCGCTCATCGCCGTCGCCGGGCAGCTGCCCTGGCTGGTCTTCACCCTCCCGGCCGGAGTCCTGACCGACCGCCTCGATCGGCGCAAGATCCTGGTGTCGATGGACTTCCTGAGGGCGGCGCTCATGGTGGTCCTCGGCATCGGCGTCCTGATGACCGCATCGTCGCTGCCGACGGTGGCGGAGGTGACCGGCGGCATCGACTTGCCCACCAACGTCGGCCTGTATCTGGTGCTGATGTCGACCGCCCTGCTCCGGGGGATGGCCGAGGTGCTACGCGACAACACGGCGCAGACCTTCATGCCCGCTATCGTCCACAAGTCCAATCTGGAGAAGGCGAACGGCAACCTCTGGGGCGCCGAGATGGTGGCCAACCAGTTCGTCGGCCCGCCGATCGGCAGCATCCTGCTCGGCATCGGGTTCGCCATCCCGTTCTTCGTCACCGGGGCAGGCTTCGCGCTGGCCGCCTTGCTCATCCTGACCATCAAGGGCGATTTTCGACCCAAGCGCGCCGCCGCCGAGATCAGCGTGGAGGAGCGGCGCGGTGAGTTCGTCCGCGACATCAAGCGCGGCTTCGGCTGGCTTTGGAAGCACCCGTTGCTGCGGCCGATGGCGATCATCCTCGGGTTCATGAACGCCCTGGGCATGGTCACGTTCTCGGTGTTCATCCTGTTCGCCCAGGAGGAACTCGACCTGGGAACCGGCCTGTTCACCGGGGTGCTGGCGCCGATGGCCGACTTCTTCGGGATGTCGAGCGTCGCCGCTTTCACCTTTGCCCTGCTCATGATGGGTGGCGCCGTCGGCGGGGTCATCGGGGCCGTGGTGGCGCCGAAAGTGAGCAGGGCGATCGGGCCGGGCCCGGCGCTGGCGCTGACGCTCGTGGCTCAGGGGTTGACGCCTCTCGTCATCGGTCTGTCGACGAAGTGGTGGATGGTCTGGCTCATGTTCCTGGCCGCCACCTTCACCGGACTGTTGTGGAACGTGATCACGGTGTCGCTCCGCCAGTCGATCATCCCCGACGACCTGCTCGGTCGGGTCAACAGCGTCTACCGCTTCTTCGCCTGGGGCATGATGCCGATCGGGTCCCTCGTCGGCGGCGGCATCGCAGCACTCACCGCGGTGTTCGCCTCGCGTAGCCTCTCGCTGCGGATGCCGTTCCTGGTGGCGTCCGCCGCCGGGTTCGTGCTGCTCGTCTACGCGCTGCCGCGGCTCACCACGGAGAAAATCGAGGCGGCCCGGCGCGAGGCCGAGAGTTCGACGCCGGAGGCGTCGTGA